Within Bacillota bacterium, the genomic segment AACGCCTAATCGTAACTGCTACCAGCGCGGTTAGGGACGCAGCCAATCAAGCTGAGTTCTTAAAAGGTGTTAAAGAGCGGACTGGATGGGCTGTGCGAGTCTTATCTGGACAGGAAGAAGCTTGGGCGTCGTTTGTGGGCGCGTGGAAAGCGGTGCAGGATGCGGGTGTTTTTCTTGGTGATGAACTGCTGGTAATCGATATCGGTGGAGGCAGTACGGAGATTGTTTGCGGCCGGTCAAATGGTGAAGTCCTCTTCAGCGGTTCTTGTCAGGTTGGCGCTGTGCGGATGACGGAGATGGACAATCAGGAGCTGGGCAGCCTGCAGAAGACGGTGCGAGAAAGGACAGCTGCCCTGATCCGGCAGTTGCCTGTCGATGTGTCGGGAAATCTGACTGTTATAGGCGTCGGCGGCACAATTACCACGCTTGCAGCGTTGGAATTAGAACTTGTGGACTATGATCCTGATAAAATTACAGGATTCTGCTTAACCAAAGAGAGGATTGAAGCTTGGTTCGAAAAGCTTGCCAGAATGAAGCTTCATGAGCGAGAAGTTCTGCCGGGACTTAACCCGGGCAGAGCTGATGTTATTCCTGCCGGAGCAGGAATATGCGCTGTACTGATGGATTTGTTGGGAGCAGAACGAATACTGGTAAGTGATGGTGATTTGATGCAGGGAGTTTGGCACATATTCTAATCCCGGATCAGCCACAATAAGAAATGAATTAGGTATTGACAATTATCAAGATAAATTATATAATTGCAGTTGTGATTCGGAGTGCCGGGGTGGCGGAATAGGTAGACGCTACGGACTTAAAATCCGTTGGGCGTTAAGCCCGTGCGGGTTCGATTCCCGCCCCCGGCACCACTTTTTATATCAGCGGCGCTCATCAGCTCGATGAGTTTTTTTATTTTCGGCACATGGATATAATATAAGCGACTAAGTTAAAGGGGAGCCGGATATGAAAAAATGGTTTATTACTGCTGCGTTAATTGCTTTTATCGCTTGGCAGTTAATCAATAAACCCAGCCCTGGCGCGGAAGTTGACGCAGAGGAATTGCTGAAAATGCTGGCAACCGATGCCGAAGTCGTCTTGCTCGATGTGCGTGAGCCGGATGAATATGCAGCTGGACATATTCCTGGCTCAATACTGATTCCCTTAGGAGATTTGGATCGTTCGGAACGGCTGAAGGAGATTGATCCCAGCCAAAAAATCGTAGTAATCTGCCGCAGCGGCAACCGCAGCGAATTTGGACAGCAGATGCTGATGGATATGGGTTTTACAGACGTGTATAATCTGACGGGCGGGATCCAAAGATGGACCGGTCCGATCGAAGTGGAATAAAGCCGTTTAAGCGACCAACCTCAAGCCAGCATTAGTCTGGGGGTTGGTTGCTTTTTTGCGTGATTGAGCGGCAGCAATCAGGCAAGACTAAACATAAGATCAGGAAATGATCCGTTATTTTACGGATGTTATTTTTATAACGATGCAGGTAAAACACGGTCTCCTTCAATTGACAGAAAGAGCTCTAGTTGCTAAAATAGATCAATGTTATTATTAATATAATGCATTTAATTATGAATTCCATGATTTTCCAGGAAAATCAAACTGGAGGTTATCATCATGACTGATAAAGCTCATGCCACTGAGCACAACAGAATGGACCCTGATACACTGCTGAGGGTAGAGGATCTGCATACCTATATCTCAAGTGAGGCAGGCTTGGTAAAAGCAGTCAATGGAGTCTCCTTTGAGATAAAAAAAGAGGAAGTCCTGGGTGTAGTTGGGGAAAGCGGCTGCGGAAAAAGCATGACCGCCTTATCGATTATGCAGCTTTTGCCGAGACCCCATGGCAAGATCCATGCCGGCAAAATCCTTTTTCGCAATCGCGATGGTGAGGTAATCGATTTAGCCCAGCAGGATCCCACCGGCGCGATGATGCGTCAGATCCGTGGTAATGAGATTGCCATGATCTTTCAGGAGCCCATGACTTCTCTTAATCCGGTTTATACAGTTGGGTACCAAATTGTTGAAGCGATTATGCTGCATCAAAAAGTAACAGAGAAACAGGCCTGGAAGATGGCTGAAGAGATGCTGGCCAAAGTAGGTATTCCCAGCCCCAAACAGCGGGTCAGAGAGTATCCGCATCAAATGAGCGGGGGGATGCGCCAGCGAGCGATGATTGCTATGGCGCTCTCATGCAATCCCAGCCTTTTGATTGCAGATGAGCCTACCACAGCCCTGGATGTGACGATTCAGGCTCAAATCCTTGATCTGATGAAAGATCTGCAGGAAGAATTCAAAATGTCGATTATGATGATCACTCACAATCTTGGTGTTGTGGGCCGGATCTGCGATAATGTTGCAGTAATGTATCTGGGCAAAGTAGTTGAGTATACTGATGTGCGGACTCTCTATCACGACCCTGCTCATCCGTATACGATTGGCTTATTTAAGTCCATTCCCAAGCTGGGTGAAAAGAAAGATAGACTTGAACCGATCAAAGGTGTAGTACCCGACCCGATCAATCCACCCAGCGGGTGCAGTTTCAGAGACAGATGCCCGAGAGCGCAGGAAAAATGCAAAGAAGAGCCGCCTTTTGCTGAGGTTGGGGACAACCACTTAGCACGCTGTTGGTTTCCCGGTTCAGAATAAGGTGTAGAAAGGAATGCATTATGGCTGTTGCAAAAAATGCCGAACTCTTACTGGATGTTCGTGATTTAAAGAAATACTATCCCATCACCAAAGGCCTATTCCGCAGAACTGTGGGCTGGGTCAAGGCGGTTGATGGAGTCAGTCTGCAGGTGCGCCGAGGCGAAACCCTAGGCGTGGTTGGTGAATCAGGCTGCGGCAAAACCACCCTTGGTTTAAGCTTAATGCAGCTCATCCAGCCGACTGACGGCAAGATTTTGTATAACCATCAAGGTAATTGGGTTGAAGTCAATTCCAAAACCATTAAGAGTCTGCGTTCGGAGATCCAGATGATTTTCCAGGACCCATACTCTTCTCTCAATCCGCGCATGCGGGTTCGCGACATTGTCGCCGAACCACTGGCAGCAAACGGTGTTTCTAACCGCACCGAGCGCTATGACCGGGTAGAAAGCCTTTTGAAAGCTGTCGGCTTAGGTTCACACCATATGAACCGTTATCCTCATGAATTCAGCGGCGGTCAGAGGCAGAGAATAGGAATAGCCAGGGCTTTATCGGTAAATCCATCACTAATCATCTGTGATGAGCCTGTCTCAGCCTTGGACGTATCGGTGCAGGCGCAGGTGCTCAATCTGCTTAAAGATCTGCAGGAAGAGTTTGGATTGACCTATGTGTTTGTTGCCCATGATTTATCGGTGGTACAGCATATCAGCGATCGCATTGCTGTAATGTATCTGGGACGTGTTGTGGAAATGGGAGATGTTGACCAGCTGTTTAGAGCGCCGCAGCATCCTTATACTGAGGCTCTGCTCTCCGCGATACCCAGCCCTAATCCTGATGTGAAAGATAATAAGATTGTGCTGAAAGGGGACGTTCCCAGTCCGGCAAATCCGCCGCAGGGGTGCGCTTTCCATCCGCGATGCCCGTATGCCACCGAACGGTGCCGCCATGAGCGTCCGGAATTGACTGCGGATAAGAATGGACACTACGCGGCCTGCCACCGGACAGACGCGTTAGAGTTAAAAGGTGTTGAGGTAAGCGAACCTGAAACCGCTTAATAAATGATCACAGCACTATAAACAGCCTTAAGGCGCATAAAATGGAGGGAACATAAACAGAAATGAATTCACGACTACGGATAGTACTAGCATTAGTATTGGTATTGGCAGTAGGATTTGCAGTTTATTCCTACTTCGGACGAAACAACGATACCGAAAACGGCGTTCCTAGCGGAGAGCCCCAGAAAATGGTTACCGATGAGAACACATTCGTTTACATTTCTATTGGCGAACCTGATACCCTTGATCCCGCTTACGCTTACGATACAGCCAGCGGCGAGATTATTCATCAGGTTTATGACAATCTTTTCGACTATGAAGGTGGCGATTTAAACAAGCTGGTACCGATTTTAGCCACTGAAGTACCAACCATTGACAACGGTTTAATTTCCGATGATGGCAGAACAATTAAGGTGCCGATCCGCAAAGGTGTGAAATTCCACACCGGCAATGAATTAACACCGGAAGACGTGGAATACACTTTTGAGCGGAATATGATTTCCGATCCGGTCGGAGGACCGATCTGGATGTTCTTTGAGCCTCTTTTGGGTGTGCAGAGTATGCGCCAGCTGATCGCATCCGTTGGAGGTCCCAGCGACTTTACTGACATCAATGATGTTGATCCGGCAATTCGCCGCGCTGCATTCGATAAAATCGATGCTGCTGTAGAGGTTGAAGGCGATGCAGTTGTCTTTAAACTAGCCGGTCCTTACCCGCCGTTTCTGCAGATCTTAGCTAAAGGCGGCAGCTGGGCTTCGATTCTGGAGAAAGCCTGGATGGTTGAAAAGGGTGACTGGGATGGAGAGCCTGATACATGGGCTAAATGGTATGATCCCACTAAAGAAGAAATGACCTTGTATGAACAAGCCAATGGTACCGGTCCCTTTAAACTGCAGGCTTGGGATCGCAGTGGCGGCCAGATTGTGTTAAAACGCAATGACGATTATTTCAGAGGTCCAGCCGAGCTCGAAACCGTGTTTGTTAAATACATTGAAGAATATAATACCCGTCAGCTGATGCTGCAGAGCGGTGATGCTGATGCAATCTACGCAGACGTCCAGTATCTCAATCAGCTGCGGGGTGTCGAGGGAATCAGGGTTTTAGAAGGCTTAGAACAGATTTCCAACACAGTGCTGCTGTATAACTTCACTATTCCTTATGAAGGCAACGAAGACATTGTGGGAAGCGGTAAGCTTGACGGAAACGGCATTCCCAGCGACTTTTTCGCTGATATCAATGTGCGAAAAGCATTTAACTATGCTTTCGACTATGAGCGATACCTGAATGAAGTTGCCAATGGAGCCGGAACCATTTCCACCGGGTTTATTCCGAACTCTCTGCCTTTCTCCAACGAAGGTGGCGAATGGTACCGCCATGACTTAGAACTTGCTGAACAGCACTTTAGACAAGCATTTAACGGTGAGCTGTGGGATAAAGGCTTCAAGCTGACAGTGCTTTACAACACCGGAAATAACGCCCGGAAAACTGCAGCTGAAATCCTTGAATACAATATCGAATCGATCAATCCGAAGTTCCAAATTGAAGTACAGGGCATGCAGTGGGCAACCTATCTTGGCAAGCTAGATGCCGGTTCCCTACCTGTGTTCTTCATGGGCTGGCTGGCAGACTTCCCGGATGCTCACAACTTTGTTGACGCTTATCTTCGCTCCACCGGCGCATTTGCTGGGTATTGCGGCGAGGGCTTGGTTGAACTGGCTAAAGCTGAGTTTGACGACTTAGTGGCTCAAGCCATGCAGGCACCGACAACCGAAGAGCGGGAAGCTCTTTATCAGGAAATCAATCGCAAAGCATATGAGTATGCAGTTGCGATGCCTTATATCGATCCAGCGGATCACCGGGTAATGAGAGATTGGGTCGAAGGATTTGTGCACTGCCCAGCCTACAGCGCGAAATACGATTTCTACAGCTTGTCTAAAAAGGTTGATTAGGTACATTGGACTGAAGTGGGGTCACCTTTGCGGTGATCCCACTTACCTGAAATTAGAGTCAAGGAGTTATAGTTATGTTAACCTTTATTACTAGACGCTTACTTTTTCTTCCGATCGTGCTGATTGGAGTCACATTAATGATCTTTATTGCCATGTCATTTTTGTCTCCTGCCCAATTAGTCAGTGCATATATTAAAAGCCCAGAGGAACTGAAGAATCAAAGTATCAGCGAATTGATTGTCAAGTACGGCTTGGATCAGCCGGTTTGGAAGCGCTATATCACCTGGATGAAAAATGTCCTCAAAGGTGACTTAGGTTATTCTGTTTCAGCCAATATGTATGTCACGGAAGCAATTGCCAAACGGTTTCCTGCCACACTTGAATTAGCTTTATTTGCAGTTATTCCCGTTATCTTTGGCGGAGTTTGGTTAGGAACCATCTCTGCGAAGAACCACAACCAGCCGCTTGACCACACATCCCGGATTTTTGCCATTGTGGGCTGGTCACTGCCTGACTTTGTTTTTGGCCTCATCATCTTATTGATTTTCTATGGTCTTTTGAGTTGGTTTCCACCAGGCAGATTATCGGTTTGGGCTGATAATGTAATTTTAAGCGGCAGTTTCGTTCAATACACAGGTATGAATACAATTGATTCCCTGCTGAACGGACGGTTTGATATTTTCTTAGATTCCCTCCGCCATCTTATTGCGCCAACGATTACCTTGGCTTATCTGTGGTGGGCTTATATTCTGCGGATTACCCGCTCCAGCATGCTGGATGTGCTGAATAAAGATTATGTGCGCACAGCTCGGGCCAAGGGCCTCATGGAAAGACTGGTTATTAACCGCCATGTGCGGCGCAACGCCATGATTCCTGTAATTACTGTAGTAGGAAGCATGATCCTGGGACTGTTAAGCGGTGTCGTTATTGTTGAAACTGTCTTCGATTATAAGGGCATTGGACTGTTGATTGCCAAAGGCGCCCAGCAGATGGACTATACCTTAGTGCTCGGGACAAGCCTTTTCTATGGGGTGCTCCTTGTATTAACCAACTTAGTTGTCGATGTTCTGTATGCGGTGATTGATCCGCGGGTGAGATTGGAGTGATCGCTGTATGGTTTTAAAAAAACTGATTCGCAATCCTATATCGTTAATCGGATTAATCATTTTGCTTGGTTTTGTGCTGGTTGCGATCTTTGCACCGCTGATTGCTCCTCTGCCTGACGATGTACTGGCCAGGAACCCTAATGCGGATCCCTACCGCATTCCTCGCTACGGTTTTGCCAGCACACCGACACCTCCCAGCAAAGATCATCCCATGGGTTTGACAGAGGGACAGCTGGATATCTATTACGGATTAG encodes:
- a CDS encoding Ppx/GppA family phosphatase: MIATIDIGTNSTRLLIAETAHTESGMQIMPAVRQLKITRLGQGVNASGHLRPEALERTYQALAEYQELLSHYPIERLIVTATSAVRDAANQAEFLKGVKERTGWAVRVLSGQEEAWASFVGAWKAVQDAGVFLGDELLVIDIGGGSTEIVCGRSNGEVLFSGSCQVGAVRMTEMDNQELGSLQKTVRERTAALIRQLPVDVSGNLTVIGVGGTITTLAALELELVDYDPDKITGFCLTKERIEAWFEKLARMKLHEREVLPGLNPGRADVIPAGAGICAVLMDLLGAERILVSDGDLMQGVWHIF
- a CDS encoding rhodanese-like domain-containing protein, with the translated sequence MKKWFITAALIAFIAWQLINKPSPGAEVDAEELLKMLATDAEVVLLDVREPDEYAAGHIPGSILIPLGDLDRSERLKEIDPSQKIVVICRSGNRSEFGQQMLMDMGFTDVYNLTGGIQRWTGPIEVE
- a CDS encoding ABC transporter ATP-binding protein, encoding MDPDTLLRVEDLHTYISSEAGLVKAVNGVSFEIKKEEVLGVVGESGCGKSMTALSIMQLLPRPHGKIHAGKILFRNRDGEVIDLAQQDPTGAMMRQIRGNEIAMIFQEPMTSLNPVYTVGYQIVEAIMLHQKVTEKQAWKMAEEMLAKVGIPSPKQRVREYPHQMSGGMRQRAMIAMALSCNPSLLIADEPTTALDVTIQAQILDLMKDLQEEFKMSIMMITHNLGVVGRICDNVAVMYLGKVVEYTDVRTLYHDPAHPYTIGLFKSIPKLGEKKDRLEPIKGVVPDPINPPSGCSFRDRCPRAQEKCKEEPPFAEVGDNHLARCWFPGSE
- a CDS encoding dipeptide ABC transporter ATP-binding protein, translated to MAVAKNAELLLDVRDLKKYYPITKGLFRRTVGWVKAVDGVSLQVRRGETLGVVGESGCGKTTLGLSLMQLIQPTDGKILYNHQGNWVEVNSKTIKSLRSEIQMIFQDPYSSLNPRMRVRDIVAEPLAANGVSNRTERYDRVESLLKAVGLGSHHMNRYPHEFSGGQRQRIGIARALSVNPSLIICDEPVSALDVSVQAQVLNLLKDLQEEFGLTYVFVAHDLSVVQHISDRIAVMYLGRVVEMGDVDQLFRAPQHPYTEALLSAIPSPNPDVKDNKIVLKGDVPSPANPPQGCAFHPRCPYATERCRHERPELTADKNGHYAACHRTDALELKGVEVSEPETA
- a CDS encoding ABC transporter substrate-binding protein, with the translated sequence MNSRLRIVLALVLVLAVGFAVYSYFGRNNDTENGVPSGEPQKMVTDENTFVYISIGEPDTLDPAYAYDTASGEIIHQVYDNLFDYEGGDLNKLVPILATEVPTIDNGLISDDGRTIKVPIRKGVKFHTGNELTPEDVEYTFERNMISDPVGGPIWMFFEPLLGVQSMRQLIASVGGPSDFTDINDVDPAIRRAAFDKIDAAVEVEGDAVVFKLAGPYPPFLQILAKGGSWASILEKAWMVEKGDWDGEPDTWAKWYDPTKEEMTLYEQANGTGPFKLQAWDRSGGQIVLKRNDDYFRGPAELETVFVKYIEEYNTRQLMLQSGDADAIYADVQYLNQLRGVEGIRVLEGLEQISNTVLLYNFTIPYEGNEDIVGSGKLDGNGIPSDFFADINVRKAFNYAFDYERYLNEVANGAGTISTGFIPNSLPFSNEGGEWYRHDLELAEQHFRQAFNGELWDKGFKLTVLYNTGNNARKTAAEILEYNIESINPKFQIEVQGMQWATYLGKLDAGSLPVFFMGWLADFPDAHNFVDAYLRSTGAFAGYCGEGLVELAKAEFDDLVAQAMQAPTTEEREALYQEINRKAYEYAVAMPYIDPADHRVMRDWVEGFVHCPAYSAKYDFYSLSKKVD
- a CDS encoding ABC transporter permease, with the protein product MLTFITRRLLFLPIVLIGVTLMIFIAMSFLSPAQLVSAYIKSPEELKNQSISELIVKYGLDQPVWKRYITWMKNVLKGDLGYSVSANMYVTEAIAKRFPATLELALFAVIPVIFGGVWLGTISAKNHNQPLDHTSRIFAIVGWSLPDFVFGLIILLIFYGLLSWFPPGRLSVWADNVILSGSFVQYTGMNTIDSLLNGRFDIFLDSLRHLIAPTITLAYLWWAYILRITRSSMLDVLNKDYVRTARAKGLMERLVINRHVRRNAMIPVITVVGSMILGLLSGVVIVETVFDYKGIGLLIAKGAQQMDYTLVLGTSLFYGVLLVLTNLVVDVLYAVIDPRVRLE